The following are encoded together in the Vidua macroura isolate BioBank_ID:100142 chromosome 6, ASM2450914v1, whole genome shotgun sequence genome:
- the FAM161B gene encoding protein FAM161B isoform X2: MGGRRSPLEPGVPCQAELWGDLGVFEEDEELEGFRREAEVLREKLREALSHTSGNIRQSSSLTDLASDSTWDQQKPHLFPKSRLRPKSASSPWIPSITIPQPFKMTLREARKKSELMKSYMFLELDKQRDKRQSQDEAECQKQFRAQPVPAHVFLPLYQEIMEQNEIRRQAATQKRKELLLSTQRPFSFLEKEEKKKEAIRQKFLAAATPNESSKQKQASKKVPKSTYDSLLGDKLKEAELYREIRIQMRAKDLLESSVAPIDTSNCRREPRSRTATRTKQEKLGFLQDKSFSFKPRINPTIPDFEELYWAFQRKTVRRQEIKEPTRNKPFKLRTSNLHARQRQANEKIKDSQKLSKVSVQKSHSLPGLSSLSSNTLPVHITDATRKRESAIRYAQDNKKEGDKEGMYWLEKQKLKCQAMQKSVNSRAKALDPHKSLEETQKEKSKQNRQNMQDRTKEYRKELEEMKLRVKNRPFLFEQVTKHDAHQGAEHRYRHTLQQVGLSEEFVKKKGKDDTDLLEEESDVHRQITDRSEGQMKTLT; encoded by the exons TCATACATCTGGTAACATAAGGCAGTCCAGTTCTTTGACCGACCTCGCCTCAGACAGTACCTGGGATCAGCAAAAGCCTCACTTGTTTCCTAAGTCCCGCTTGAGGCCAAAAAGCGCTTCATCTCCCTGGATTCCTTCCATCACCATCCCTCAGCCTTTCAAAATGACCCTGCGGGAAGCTCGCAAAAAGTCTGAGTTGATGAAGTCATACATGTTTCTTGAACTAGACAAACAGAGAGACAAAAGGCAAAGCCAGGATGAAGCTGAATGTCAGAAACAATTCCGGGCACAGCCTGTACCTGCCCATGTGTTTCTGCCCCTTTATCAGGAAATAATGGAGCAGAATGAGATTCGCAGGCaagcagcaacacagaaaagaaaggagctGCTACTTTCAACACAGCGGCCCTTCAGTTttctggagaaggaagagaaaaagaaagaagctaTCAGACAAAAATTCCTGGCAGCAGCAACCCCAAATGAGAGCTCCAAACAGAAGCAAGCCAGTAAAAAAGTTCCTAAATCTACTTATGACTCACTTCTTGGAGATAAACTCAAAG AAGCTGAACTCTACAGGGAAATCCGTATTCAAATGAGAGCAAAGGATTTGCTCGAGAGCTCCGTAGCTCCTATAGATACCAGCAACTGTCGGAGGGAGCCTCGGTCCCGAACTGCCACTAGAACTAAGCAGGAAAAACTTGGCTTCTTACAGGACAAAAGTTTCAGCTTCAAACCAAGGATTAATCCAACAATACCAGATTTTGAAGAACTTTACTGggcatttcagaggaaaacagtAAGGAGACAAGAAATCAAAGAGCCAACTCGTAATAAGCCATTCAAGCTGAGAACCTCAAATCTCCATgccaggcagaggcaggctAATGAAAAGATAAAG gATTCTCAGAAGCTTTCCAAGGTTTCAGTGCAAAAAAGCCACTCTCTGCCTGgactttcctctctctcttccaACACCCTTCCTGTGCATATTACAGATGCAACTAGAAAGAGGGAATCAGCTATTAG ATATGCCCAAGATAACAAAAAGGAAGGGGACAAAGAAGGAATGTATTGGctggagaaacagaaattgaaatGTCAAGCTATGCAAAAGTCTGTGAACAGCCGAGCAAAAGCACTGGATCCTCATAAAAGTCTGGAGGAAACACAAAAGGAGAAGTCAAAGCAGAACAG gcaAAATATGCAGGACAGAACaaaagaatacagaaaagaGCTGGAAGAAATGAAGCTGCGAGTCAAGAACAGACCATTCCTTTTTGAACAGGTCACCAAG CATGATGCTCATCAAGGAGCAGAGCATCGCTACAGACACACCCTCCAGCAGGTTGGCCTAAGCGAAgaatttgtaaagaaaaaagggaaagatgaCACTGACTTGCTGGAAGAAGAATCTGATGTTCACAG ACAGATCACAGACAGATCAGAAGGTCAGATGAAGACTCTTACCTGA
- the FAM161B gene encoding protein FAM161B isoform X1, with protein MGGRRSPLEPGVPCQAELWGDLGVFEEDEELEGFRREAEVLREKLREALSHTSGNIRQSSSLTDLASDSTWDQQKPHLFPKSRLRPKSASSPWIPSITIPQPFKMTLREARKKSELMKSYMFLELDKQRDKRQSQDEAECQKQFRAQPVPAHVFLPLYQEIMEQNEIRRQAATQKRKELLLSTQRPFSFLEKEEKKKEAIRQKFLAAATPNESSKQKQASKKVPKSTYDSLLGDKLKEAELYREIRIQMRAKDLLESSVAPIDTSNCRREPRSRTATRTKQEKLGFLQDKSFSFKPRINPTIPDFEELYWAFQRKTVRRQEIKEPTRNKPFKLRTSNLHARQRQANEKIKDSQKLSKVSVQKSHSLPGLSSLSSNTLPVHITDATRKRESAIRYAQDNKKEGDKEGMYWLEKQKLKCQAMQKSVNSRAKALDPHKSLEETQKEKSKQNRQNMQDRTKEYRKELEEMKLRVKNRPFLFEQVTKHDAHQGAEHRYRHTLQQVGLSEEFVKKKGKDDTDLLEEESDVHRLPKPRGEKDDCTEQEGVPLEELSTKGVAT; from the exons TCATACATCTGGTAACATAAGGCAGTCCAGTTCTTTGACCGACCTCGCCTCAGACAGTACCTGGGATCAGCAAAAGCCTCACTTGTTTCCTAAGTCCCGCTTGAGGCCAAAAAGCGCTTCATCTCCCTGGATTCCTTCCATCACCATCCCTCAGCCTTTCAAAATGACCCTGCGGGAAGCTCGCAAAAAGTCTGAGTTGATGAAGTCATACATGTTTCTTGAACTAGACAAACAGAGAGACAAAAGGCAAAGCCAGGATGAAGCTGAATGTCAGAAACAATTCCGGGCACAGCCTGTACCTGCCCATGTGTTTCTGCCCCTTTATCAGGAAATAATGGAGCAGAATGAGATTCGCAGGCaagcagcaacacagaaaagaaaggagctGCTACTTTCAACACAGCGGCCCTTCAGTTttctggagaaggaagagaaaaagaaagaagctaTCAGACAAAAATTCCTGGCAGCAGCAACCCCAAATGAGAGCTCCAAACAGAAGCAAGCCAGTAAAAAAGTTCCTAAATCTACTTATGACTCACTTCTTGGAGATAAACTCAAAG AAGCTGAACTCTACAGGGAAATCCGTATTCAAATGAGAGCAAAGGATTTGCTCGAGAGCTCCGTAGCTCCTATAGATACCAGCAACTGTCGGAGGGAGCCTCGGTCCCGAACTGCCACTAGAACTAAGCAGGAAAAACTTGGCTTCTTACAGGACAAAAGTTTCAGCTTCAAACCAAGGATTAATCCAACAATACCAGATTTTGAAGAACTTTACTGggcatttcagaggaaaacagtAAGGAGACAAGAAATCAAAGAGCCAACTCGTAATAAGCCATTCAAGCTGAGAACCTCAAATCTCCATgccaggcagaggcaggctAATGAAAAGATAAAG gATTCTCAGAAGCTTTCCAAGGTTTCAGTGCAAAAAAGCCACTCTCTGCCTGgactttcctctctctcttccaACACCCTTCCTGTGCATATTACAGATGCAACTAGAAAGAGGGAATCAGCTATTAG ATATGCCCAAGATAACAAAAAGGAAGGGGACAAAGAAGGAATGTATTGGctggagaaacagaaattgaaatGTCAAGCTATGCAAAAGTCTGTGAACAGCCGAGCAAAAGCACTGGATCCTCATAAAAGTCTGGAGGAAACACAAAAGGAGAAGTCAAAGCAGAACAG gcaAAATATGCAGGACAGAACaaaagaatacagaaaagaGCTGGAAGAAATGAAGCTGCGAGTCAAGAACAGACCATTCCTTTTTGAACAGGTCACCAAG CATGATGCTCATCAAGGAGCAGAGCATCGCTACAGACACACCCTCCAGCAGGTTGGCCTAAGCGAAgaatttgtaaagaaaaaagggaaagatgaCACTGACTTGCTGGAAGAAGAATCTGATGTTCACAG GCTGCCCAAGCCTCGGGGTGAAAAGGATGACTGTACTGAACAGGAAGGAGTACCGCTGGAGGAACTGAGCACAAAGGGAGTTGCAACATAA